Proteins encoded together in one Mycolicibacter minnesotensis window:
- a CDS encoding helix-turn-helix transcriptional regulator gives MTDIAKTPVSAGGRRLDVLRLVQAADEPLSIAQIADELGVHPNTVRFHLDTLVEEGRVEHTEPDHKGRGRPALMFRAIRQMDRGGTRRFRLLAEILANGLAADSDPSGKALAAGRAWGQRLRPLENTARSTDAEDSTGHLLEMLDELGFESERLAAGSTGEDQLGLRHCPFLELAETSTDVVCPIHLGLMQGALEAWDSPVTVERLDPFTRPDLCVAHLKPVNLDAVPLGFSPRTVVHADGPIG, from the coding sequence GTGACCGACATCGCCAAGACGCCTGTGTCTGCTGGAGGACGTCGCCTTGACGTACTTCGGTTGGTACAGGCCGCGGACGAGCCGCTGAGCATCGCCCAGATCGCGGACGAGTTGGGGGTACACCCCAACACGGTGCGGTTTCACCTGGACACCCTGGTTGAGGAAGGTCGGGTCGAGCACACCGAACCCGACCACAAGGGGCGGGGTCGTCCGGCGCTGATGTTCCGGGCCATCCGGCAGATGGATCGGGGCGGAACCCGGAGGTTCCGGCTCCTCGCCGAGATTCTCGCCAACGGCCTGGCCGCCGACTCCGACCCCAGCGGCAAGGCACTGGCTGCGGGCAGGGCGTGGGGCCAGCGCCTGCGGCCGCTGGAGAACACGGCCAGATCGACGGATGCCGAGGACTCCACCGGCCACTTGCTGGAGATGCTCGACGAGTTGGGATTTGAATCCGAACGGCTTGCCGCCGGTTCCACGGGCGAAGACCAGCTCGGGTTGCGGCACTGTCCGTTTCTGGAGCTCGCCGAAACCTCCACTGACGTGGTCTGTCCGATCCACCTGGGACTCATGCAGGGAGCGTTGGAGGCCTGGGACTCGCCGGTTACCGTCGAACGACTCGACCCGTTTACCAGGCCTGATCTGTGCGTGGCGCACCTGAAACCGGTGAACCTCGACGCAGTGCCGCTCGGATTCTCGCCCCGGACCGTCGTGCATGCTGACGGGCCCATCGGGTGA
- a CDS encoding cupin domain-containing protein, whose protein sequence is MESISLTTLADEKLAEANQHHSGRAAHTVYGGSVHHLRQTLVALQAGQSLAEHDSPGESTLQVLRGRVRLTAGDDAWEGAAGDLVTLPRTRHALEALEDSAVLLTVAKSASH, encoded by the coding sequence ATGGAATCGATCTCTTTGACCACGTTGGCCGACGAGAAGCTCGCCGAGGCCAACCAACACCACAGTGGGCGCGCGGCCCACACCGTCTACGGCGGCTCGGTGCACCACCTGCGTCAGACACTGGTTGCGCTCCAGGCGGGCCAGTCGCTGGCCGAACACGACAGCCCTGGGGAGTCGACCCTGCAGGTGTTGCGCGGCCGGGTGCGGCTGACCGCCGGCGATGATGCCTGGGAGGGGGCGGCGGGGGACCTGGTCACCCTGCCGCGTACCCGCCACGCACTCGAGGCGCTGGAAGATTCTGCAGTGCTGCTGACCGTCGCCAAGAGCGCCTCGCACTGA